In Microplitis mediator isolate UGA2020A chromosome 9, iyMicMedi2.1, whole genome shotgun sequence, the DNA window AAACCGCCAAGGAATCTGAGGATGTGGTCCTGGGCCGATCTCGATGCCAAGAGGGCTAAGATGGCGGAGTCTCGTGACGTAGGTGTCTtctaaatattaaagttttatataaaataaattattgctcGGGTAAGAATAATCTTaccttttaaattatataaattggtttttattgtaaataatttctctCAGTTAGagagttaaaattaaatttgactttcTGTCAGTGTTGagcatgaaaattaattaatatcataattataaattgtctaagcaattaaagtaaaatttataaagtcgAGTCAGTGTCGTGCCTGCCATTTTGGCGTCTGTAAATTGTCAAAGTCAAATCGTCATTCTCACCAACTTGTGCCGTCAAATATTGTCGCGGatttatttcatttgattATTGTAAAGTGGGGTCTGTTGTCTGGGTaaattggttaaataaaattgccaTCTAGTTTATACACATATATCATCTATacaaatcttttattttacaagCTACCTATACTCTCAACATCTTTAATTATTCCTTGTGACCAGGATCGGGTATTCCCCGCCCTGTAGAAGAGCTAGTCACAAAACAGTTGATTTTATCAACTGAATCTAATCTTGGCTTCCTGGACAGGGGGTCACACCCTGGACTGGGGGTCTCGGTTATATTTGGCGcccaacaataaaaaaataaatacctaGAGGTTTTGAGAGTGTAGTGGTGagtttaataattgatttttggtgatataaaaatatttttttatcaattattaaaattatttttttgggtagaaacgtgaaaaaaaaaaaaaagttgtgagTTGTTCCGCTGCAGAATTTTATCGGTACTCGGTCGGATAATTGAgtttgtgaaatttatttcccgaaaaatttatttggttttGGGTATATTTGGGTCAGTTTAATTTTGAAGAAcgggtaaattattttattttctgtaatAACGCGGAAAAGAATTATCAttactaatatttatttataatttaaaaataatttatataatttaagattaattttaatatattaaatttaagtaaagcATTAAGACACGGGTGTCAACTTgaggaaaatttataatcgtTGAAAATCAACGACGTGGAAACGGCCTCAGGTTTATATCCtgcgttttatttaaaaaaaaaaaaaaaaaaatttttatttaatttattttattagaacATTTTCCAGGCTTTTCCctgtagaatttttattatttggttTTGGGTAATTAAACGGGAATTACCGTTTTATAATCTGTAGAATATTTAGGGAACAttcgaaatattaatttttattttactgggTGGAGAATTTTAATCGGATTATCGGTATCGGTGACGTGAGGACAAAATGGCGACCACGAGGTCAAAAGCTACGCGTCAAAATAGTTTTGCGCGTCGTTTAAGTCAAGGCGAACAAACGCCAAGAGAGAATGAAGTTGTGGTTATAAGCCCGGTAACGGAAGGCCAATCGGCACGAACAGGTAGAGTTCAACACTCACCTGCGCGCGCAAACCCTAACACGTCAACAAATACGTCAACCGTGGCGTCGTTACCAAGCACGGTAGTAACAGAGCAACAATCAGCTTCTCGACAAACGGGAATTTTACCAGCGCTGAGAATGCCTGTACTAAACGTACCGTCTTTAAGACCCAATAACACAGGTAATCTGGCGATATCAAATAATCCCCTAGTGACAAATAATACCGGGAATATGAGTAATGCGACGATCACTAGTAGTTCGGCTGTCACGGATAATCTGGTTATTACTCATGCTAGTACGAGTACTAGTAATGCTACGATTACAAGTACTTCGTTGGCAatgagtaataataataataataacagaaaTGATGGTTTACCGAGTACTAGTGCGTCTCAGAGTTCggttaataatatttcgaCCCTCGATGTTCCCCAAATAAGAAATAATCTTCAAGCTCcgctaaataataataatttacaaaatatgtTGTCATCGCTTGAGTCACAAAATAGCTTGGTGGATAATTCACAAGTAAATGGTCGAATTTTAAATACGGGTAACAGGAGTAATCCTGAGaatgtattattaaataacaacaaCTCGTTGAGAAACAATCTAAATCCGggtttgaatttgaatttgtctGAGAATGATGTCAGAAATAATATGAGTCATCTTACTACACTAAGACAAAATAATTCTCAAAGTACATTTGGATTTAACTTGGATAATTTAGAAAGTTTCGGtagcattaataataatgcaaATAACATCAATTCAAATCCAGACCCGAGTTTaggattaaataatttgtctaggcccataaataattttaataacaatatgaGTAATCCATCAAGTTACTTGGACTCAAGAAACATTTCTGAAAACCCGGGTAATTTTAATCAACATAGAAATACGAATATGAGAGCTGATGTAAGCCATTCCTCTGTCGATACGGTTGACAATAACGCTTTTCCTGGGGTTAACCCAGTATTGGCTTCCGTCGAGGAGAGGATGGATCGTTTGATGAATTTAATAGCTGCTCAAAATGCTGTTAGCCAAACACACACGCAGGCTTTAAATAACCTGGAATTAATCTTTAATAGATTGTCGGTTAATCAAGAACCAATTATACAAAATGCGAGAGACCCTTGTCAGGCTGTCAGTACCGCGAACCCGGTAATTCTCGGTCTTGGTGGGGGGGAAAATGGCTCATCTCGTATTTTGCATAATGAGGCTCGTCAAACAGCATCAGCAAGTCATAACCTGCCAACAGGAAATTTTCCTGGACAGAGATTTTCTCGTCAGGGTCAGTTTATTGATCCTGTTAGTCTTAATCGCAACAATAAtggtttcaataatttatcaaatcagCCTATTGCCTCACGTAATCCTATCCCAATCATGGATAATCGGGCAACGTCGGAACGCAGGTGGAAGGACATTATGTATGAACTCAAAGTTTGGCAATTGAGATTTCCGCAAAATGAACTCAGTGCGGATCAATTCCTTTTATCAGTCGAAGCTAAAGCGTCGAGACAGAGGTGGTCGGATGATGAGGTTTTGCGATTAATGGGTCACTTGTTGGTGGGTCAGGCGTCATATTGGTATGATGTAAATTATCCAAGGTGGGTAGGTTATAATCAGTTTCGAGAGGAATTTTTAGATACGTATGGTTCAGTAAGAACGGACCAGCAGGTAGTGATGGAACTAGTCCAAATGCGTCCTAAAGACAATGAATCTTCATCTGAGTTTGTTTTCAGGATGCAGCAGATGTATCGTCTCATGAGTAGACCACCGTCCGAGTTTGAGCAAGTTACTACAATCCGTAATCATCTACAGGGCGAATTAAGAAACCTGGTATTTGCACGGTCGGTGGCTACCTATGATGGCTTACATGCTGCTATCCGGGAAGCAACTCAGGCAATGGAGGAAAGTCGTCGAGTTTTTGGTGATTCGAGTGcaggtaaatttataaaaccgCGTGAAAAAACGCGTTTTGCTGCGTTACAAGGGGCTGAGTTATCTCTTGACACTGGTGAGGATGGCCAGTCTTTGCTTATTGAAGAGGTTATCGAGGATGAGGAAGGTAATATCACAGTTTGTGCTAATACAGGTTCTAATCAAAGAACCTGGCGTAATAGCGAGTTCCGACCTCGTCCACGTTTCAATGTTCAAATTAAAGGAGACAGAACAATTTCTAAAGCGCCGGTACAACCTCCCGCGCCACCCACTCAGCCTTCAGGTATACAGCAACCTCAATACCCTATCCCTCCTTCATATTATTATCCTTACCCTTATTATCCAAATCCTCAACAATTTCCTCAATTACCAGACCCTAAAATAGTTCCGTCTCAACCACCAGTTCCAGCAAGTAATACCCAGGCTCCATTACCTGCTGCTGTACCTGCACCCGTTCATAATCTACCTTGGTCGGTTCCTCAAAGTCAATATCCGCGTACGTGTCATAATTGTGGGCAAATCGGGCATACTTTTGATGTATGCGTCAACCCAAGAGTTGATGTCTGTAATCTTTGTCATCAGCCCGGACATACTAGAAACGCGTGTAAGATATATCAACCGGAAACGGGTAATACATCTAACCCGGTAACTACTGCTGTCCAATACATTCAGGTAGATCAACCTGCGTCCCAGATCTCGaacaataatacaaaaaaCGATTAACACCCTTTCGAATAACATCTCCGTCGGATAAGGGTGGGAACATAAATAACCCGGGGGTGtcagaaattaaaattggaaatttaaaaacaaagagAAGGAAATACAGCCTTAAGCAAATACAACGTAGAATCAATTACCAACAATTTATGGATTTTCGAAATAAAagttctaataatttaaataatatttgtcaGTACCGTCCAGTAAAGTCTAGTGAGTTAAAGTTGTTTATTGATAACAGgggaaataaatttcaagaGAGAAAGAAAAGTAATAAGAACAAGGAGAAGGTTAGTGATAAGAAGGATGTTTGTGTTAGTGTGGAGGATAGAGTAGGAGTAGGGGTAAAGGTAGGGGAAGGGGAAAAAATTACCGACGTTTCGCGGTCGCGTGGCGTTGATGCCTCTGGCGTGGGTGTTCGCGTTGGAGATGGCGGTGCAGGTGGGTCATCTGTAGCTGATGCCTCTggtgtaaatatttacattggGGATGCCAGCACAAACGGAGTGTTTGTTGCTGATGCTCCTGGTGTAAGTGTTTGCATTGGGGATGCCGGTGCGGATGACGAATCTGCAACTGATGACTCCGGCGTAGATAATCACGTTGGGGATTCCAGGGTCGCGGGGCCGGGTGGCGTCGTGGTTCCTGAAGACTTAGATTTAGATTTAGATTTGGAGGACGGTACCGAAAATGTCTGTGATATTAGAGatagtaatatatttattaataaggaaaatattttaaagatttttgacGTAGATTATCCTAAGGGAACTTTGGGATTAGTGAAGGGGCCCTTAGAtaacttaaatttatcaatagatTTCAATCTAGTTGATGGcaattcttttaattatttaaacaaaattttaccagataatgatagtaaagattctatattaaatgataatgaaataataaaacttttagaTAAGACCGGTGATGATAATTATACATCTGTTTTAAATCATCTTATTTATGTACTGGAAGAACAAGAATGGCCGGGTAAATGTCCGGAAATAATTTCCGTCGGTCCTGATGAATTCGaagaaaaaagtcaaattgATTTTGTAGACGCTCCGTATCTTTGTGGTCTTGAACCTCTTCCTTCTGATCACGAAAGTGATTCTGATTTAGAAGAAGAAATCGAAGACGAAGAATTTGATTCGGGTTTTGAGTCAGATGATTTGAAAACAGGGCAAATCCCTGATAAATCTCTTTCGTTCAATATTCCAGCTGAACAATCTTCTCGAGCGTCCTTTTTACCATCTGTGTTGCGAAATCGTCCTTTACCAgctcaaataaaaaatcgtcTTGCGTCTCGTAGAGTATTTCTAACAGGTACTGGACCTGGTCCACCAATAATTACCGCTAGAATTCCTACTTCAGTTTGGGTATTTGGAGTTCAATTAAATGGTCTTTTAGATACGGGAAGTGAACGCTCGTATATAAATTCTAaggtttatgaaaaaatttttgaattaagttCTGGTGAACTTCAGTCAGATGATACTCAACGCCGTGGGGTATTATTAGCAAATCATACTCTATGTAAAACAAAGGGAGGCGCTCCTTTCATTATTCAGATTGGATCGGTGGCAGGCGAACAGTACCTGAGTGTAATGGACGGTCTCAGTCATTCGATTATTCTTGGGATGGATTTTGCTTTGGCTTTTGGTGTTCGGATCGATTGTGAAACGAGAACGTGGCGTTTTGGGGCCAGTACAGAGTTGCATCCATTCGAGTCTGTTAACTGCAAAGAATCTCGTGTTTTGTGTGCAGGTTTAATATCTGACGAGAAAGAGGATTTAGATCAGTTTATTCAAGCTGAGATAGGGAAATTTCAGGCGGTACCAAACCAGGGTTTGACTGACCTGGTTCAACATTCGATTGTTATTCCTCCTGGTGTCAAGCCGGTTAATATACGTCCATATCGGCGGAGTCCAGTTATCTCAGCTGAATTAACTCGTCAGGTAAGAGACCTGCTGGAAAAGGGATATGTCCGGGAAAGTAACAGCCCGTGGTCATGTTCACCAGTTATGGTACCAAAAGCTAATGGGGAACTGAGATTTTGTGTTGATTACAGACCAATAAATCGATTGTCTATTGTTCCAGCCCATCCTCTTCCAAACATGTTAAGAATTTTAAGTGCTCTTCATGGTGCTGTGTACATTAGTACTATGGACCTGAAGGAGGCATTTCACCAAATTCTTATGGAAGAGTCGTCTATCCCACTAACAGCTTTTTCGGTTGAAGGTCTTGGACATTTCGAATGGGTGAGGATGCCGTATGGTCTGTCTGGAGCCCCTGGGACATTCCAGAAGGCAATGGATAAATTAAAGGAACGTTTTACTCAGCGACTTGTTGAACGAAAATTACCTAGGATCTGGTCAGATAAAGTTTTTGCTTACTTGGATGATTGGGTgataattagtgaaaattatcaagaacACAAGGAGATCTTGTCGCTAGTCTTTGAGATATTCCGGGAAGCAGGTCTCACAATCAATCCTGTAAAATGTAAGTTCGCTCGGTCGGAAGTAAAGTTATTGGGCTTTATTGTAGACCAGGAAGGGTTGAGGCCTGATCCTGAAAAGATCGCGCCAATTGTTCAGTATCCGCGTCCGGTAAATCGAAAACAAGTCCGTCGATTCTGTGGTATGGCGAACTGGTACCATAGACATCTCAAGAATGTTGCTCGTGTTCAAGGTcctcttaataaattatgcaGTCCAACAGCTGAGTGGAAATGGGGTCAAGAGGAAGAGGATGccttttgtcaaataaaacaAGCTCTGGTCAGCGCTAAAACTCTTGCCATTCCTCGAATTGATTtaccatattttttatacacagATGCTAGTGATTCAGGTCTCGGAGCGTTCCTGGTTCAACAAGATCCGTTTTCAGGTATTGAGTACCTGATTACCTGTCTGAGTCGGCCATTACGAGGTGCAGAAACGCGGTATACGACAACGGAAAAGGAGTGTCTTGCCGTTGTTTGGGCTGTTCGAAAACTCCGCTGTTATCTCGAGGGTGCCACGTTTACTGTTATAACGGATCATTCATCAGTAAGGTGGCTTCATTCTTTAAAAGATCCGAATGGTCGGTTGGCTCGTTGGGCAATGGAACTGCTTTCCCATCAAATTACTATTGTCCATCGTAAAGGAACAGAACATGATGGTCCAGACGCATTGTCACGGATGTACGAGGATAATGATCCTATTCCTTGGACAGATGTTATCGATAATCTTAATTCTAATAATTCTAAgtgtataa includes these proteins:
- the LOC130674164 gene encoding putative uncharacterized protein DDB_G0286901; translated protein: MATTRSKATRQNSFARRLSQGEQTPRENEVVVISPVTEGQSARTGRVQHSPARANPNTSTNTSTVASLPSTVVTEQQSASRQTGILPALRMPVLNVPSLRPNNTGNLAISNNPLVTNNTGNMSNATITSSSAVTDNLVITHASTSTSNATITSTSLAMSNNNNNNRNDGLPSTSASQSSVNNISTLDVPQIRNNLQAPLNNNNLQNMLSSLESQNSLVDNSQVNGRILNTGNRSNPENVLLNNNNSLRNNLNPGLNLNLSENDVRNNMSHLTTLRQNNSQSTFGFNLDNLESFGSINNNANNINSNPDPSLGLNNLSRPINNFNNNMSNPSSYLDSRNISENPGNFNQHRNTNMRADVSHSSVDTVDNNAFPGVNPVLASVEERMDRLMNLIAAQNAVSQTHTQALNNLELIFNRLSVNQEPIIQNARDPCQAVSTANPVILGLGGGENGSSRILHNEARQTASASHNLPTGNFPGQRFSRQGQFIDPVSLNRNNNGFNNLSNQPIASRNPIPIMDNRATSERRWKDIMYELKVWQLRFPQNELSADQFLLSVEAKASRQRWSDDEVLRLMGHLLVGQASYWYDVNYPRMQQMYRLMSRPPSEFEQVTTIRNHLQGELRNLVFARSVATYDGLHAAIREATQAMEESRRVFGDSSAVSAMASTPTFCPEKRNMAAYASRLCRVPREKGLTACITPSRCSGPSACGRARKS